The following are from one region of the Sandaracinus amylolyticus genome:
- a CDS encoding WAP domain-containing protein yields the protein MDTRTKRVPRAARLAAWLTMSMLALVAGCEGSGGEAPGDDAGPCDPGALGCACARGDVCATTEDGEALLCEEGLCVGARCAPGTTACVCRAGTECDGEGLECRDGICRGTGCVAGQMGCECLAGSCGGGLYCDTTLGGGTCVDATGYPGGPCPEMGLCREQSRCDSDLDVCVPCSPGSQGCVPSAGRCNDGLLLVAGRCIPPEPGAPADPQCYTPCRGDLVAEDGTVRRCGADGLLDGCVGDLVCQEGSCVPPGSAAPTCAVDADCPGHQRCIAGGCYYDCERDAECGVGRICHQHACRVPCAWPATAGSACPEGTTCESPSGSGGVCMPVTPVDPDAPEHTEVDASFALDVDTLVLGEGAGRFRLAHDGHARETFTIERISHRAYDRDGALIEEAAADDAPLDWVELRHGDTRALAGSLEVVIEPGCDVTTCVPIEIRSAAPPTASWTRWEGTLRVRHASLGDRYVSLAWARGLDGRWSGTMFYFASFGEGGVAAWAAGDRSRATDVENALVQRWAAFRSGRMMGGFRELQAMLTATSSESWRWRSTRDACLALHPDGRGACYLFDGDASGIRSYVTNEREVPVPTGVTELPFAVSLRSEGDRLHLRGRVESSFALHYAGDPAMEIVLAGDPNTCVPGVSTDCVAFVSSMSSESAVGGRYLPRTGACASGFEARSFPWLVAGFREGTFLDESTGAPSRTECRDSLVPFTGANAAARSASLAGANPVPDGRPRCRTMRALDGALVARETLFVLFEERFHACGDVDDPDAFSAYGYMLLARQPDALRAEDFRGHVLPASIPDRASTLGVSCDPDLVLETLGAPVSLDGSSGTRTAALELAQALRTGRVGSGSPIPTAEVHYYCQDTGLVDGGPNDDGSATASRVPCPAGSNVTYFAFDAAPTAAEIAALDCQSGYDAAAGTRGTCGPVVDAWIAEGRVVPELVWTCVDGATCSANRSDLRAGRAFFEPGDAVFMPLDAAIEDAFRYKLRFQSPDGRSVGFAPVVCDPSSDLTPYCYEPEAIEALRERVDCMAAIYRTYGATTIDPRMTALREALSRSFGASEIHDPRQSSPLLVEGFERLYAELLIMLADDALTNAYRSRFDSAATRGASFEGSRFEPNGIDLSGVAGYEMRSLYQAAQYYQLALDRFYDLERVLVVAMARGDAGTAADDVVTPGTVTYYLERLIRGAAQKSRAWAEIARRYHRLHRADLARHVLERAYAGSYLESVAIARFMQRIAEQVDAAHAPQMQLALDDAMRRYRVAMTDMRQVHETLTDDVTYFGFPADYVPFPVRADNDFRAGNAFEDVLRTTLEFVAEARGHEETAIGSSRAFDTDAASFQAELVRLQRSYEERLAPICGYLTGDDGRTYPAITRYASRDDDAASFGDPCGRMGNGEIHDQLLRLEQLASQRQLLATRFAHIQEEMSDEAERVDSHCELLEGIADFEYRQGERTLSLQDQVRSMSLAMSTLDRALSTLHGILGFAAQDKGKPFAIGYGIAAVIANSAVLGLQAGVNATEHEIAEIQLETARWRTVQQCESIRIDSEVLMRAKLRQLVELRLETEQLHLQIALSEAELRRAVLQAQRVQQELAEAEQLAIRVESARNDPNVRLYRNDAILNADRSFELAAQHAYRATRVFEYYASRSYPGLERLFQIRMVSRGEDNLERYMADLRHHYLLFEEEVRAPANRVERLSLMDDILGIPLLREDGTPYSQREREDMLHERLTDASMLDANGHLSIAFRTSTDELSPCTRNHKINFIEVAIQGSGLGDDEASVNVWQEGTGVIESFGGGAQYYRLPPALSIVQAYFGRNNTVFDPVVYRRFELRERPFVNTQWRLVLDQRHDRDNQDIDLRQITDVYLYVYYTDFTDPGACTAR from the coding sequence ATGGACACGCGCACGAAGAGGGTGCCGCGCGCCGCGAGGCTCGCGGCCTGGCTGACGATGTCGATGCTCGCGCTCGTCGCGGGCTGCGAAGGGAGCGGCGGCGAAGCGCCCGGCGACGACGCCGGGCCCTGCGATCCCGGCGCCCTCGGCTGCGCGTGCGCACGCGGCGACGTGTGCGCCACGACCGAAGACGGCGAGGCGCTGCTCTGCGAAGAGGGCCTCTGCGTCGGCGCTCGCTGCGCGCCGGGCACCACCGCGTGCGTCTGCCGCGCAGGCACCGAGTGCGATGGTGAGGGCCTCGAGTGCCGCGACGGGATCTGCCGCGGCACCGGGTGCGTCGCCGGCCAGATGGGCTGCGAGTGCCTCGCGGGGAGCTGCGGCGGCGGCCTCTACTGCGACACGACGCTCGGCGGCGGCACGTGCGTCGACGCGACGGGCTATCCCGGCGGGCCCTGCCCCGAGATGGGCCTCTGCCGCGAGCAGAGTCGCTGCGACAGCGATCTCGACGTGTGCGTGCCTTGCTCGCCGGGCAGCCAGGGCTGCGTGCCGAGCGCGGGTCGCTGCAACGACGGCCTCCTGCTCGTCGCAGGGCGCTGCATCCCGCCCGAGCCCGGCGCGCCCGCGGACCCGCAGTGCTACACGCCGTGCCGCGGCGATCTCGTCGCCGAGGACGGCACGGTGCGTCGCTGCGGCGCCGATGGATTGCTCGACGGATGCGTGGGCGATCTCGTGTGCCAGGAGGGCTCGTGCGTCCCTCCCGGAAGCGCCGCGCCCACATGCGCCGTCGACGCCGACTGTCCCGGTCACCAGCGCTGCATCGCGGGCGGCTGCTACTACGACTGCGAGCGCGACGCGGAGTGCGGCGTCGGGCGCATCTGCCACCAGCACGCGTGCCGCGTGCCCTGCGCGTGGCCCGCGACCGCGGGAAGCGCGTGCCCCGAGGGCACGACGTGCGAGAGCCCGAGCGGCAGCGGCGGCGTGTGCATGCCGGTCACGCCGGTCGATCCCGACGCGCCCGAGCACACCGAGGTCGACGCGTCGTTCGCGCTCGACGTCGACACGCTCGTGCTCGGCGAGGGCGCAGGGCGCTTCCGCCTCGCACACGACGGTCACGCCCGCGAGACGTTCACGATCGAGCGCATCTCGCATCGCGCCTACGATCGCGACGGCGCGCTGATCGAAGAGGCCGCGGCCGACGATGCGCCGCTCGACTGGGTGGAGCTGCGCCACGGCGACACGCGCGCGCTCGCGGGCTCGCTCGAGGTCGTGATCGAGCCGGGATGCGACGTGACCACGTGCGTGCCGATCGAGATCCGCTCCGCGGCGCCGCCGACCGCGAGCTGGACGCGCTGGGAGGGCACGCTGCGCGTGCGACACGCGTCGCTCGGAGATCGCTACGTCTCGCTCGCATGGGCGCGCGGCCTCGACGGGCGCTGGTCGGGCACGATGTTCTACTTCGCGAGCTTCGGCGAGGGCGGCGTCGCCGCGTGGGCCGCGGGAGATCGCAGCCGCGCGACCGACGTCGAGAACGCGCTCGTGCAGCGCTGGGCCGCGTTCCGCAGCGGCCGCATGATGGGCGGCTTCCGCGAGCTGCAGGCGATGCTCACCGCCACGTCGAGCGAGTCGTGGCGCTGGCGCAGCACGCGCGACGCGTGCCTCGCGCTGCACCCCGACGGCCGCGGCGCTTGTTATCTGTTCGACGGCGACGCGTCGGGGATCCGCAGCTACGTGACGAACGAGCGCGAGGTCCCGGTGCCGACCGGCGTCACCGAGCTCCCCTTCGCAGTGAGTCTCCGGAGCGAGGGCGATCGCCTGCACCTGCGCGGGCGCGTCGAGAGCTCGTTCGCGCTGCACTACGCCGGTGATCCCGCGATGGAGATCGTGCTCGCCGGCGATCCCAACACGTGCGTGCCGGGCGTGAGCACCGACTGCGTCGCGTTCGTGTCCAGCATGAGCTCGGAGAGCGCGGTCGGCGGTCGCTACCTGCCGCGCACCGGGGCCTGCGCGAGCGGATTCGAGGCGCGCTCGTTCCCGTGGCTCGTCGCCGGGTTCCGCGAGGGCACGTTCCTCGACGAGAGCACCGGCGCGCCCTCGCGCACCGAGTGCCGCGACTCGCTGGTGCCCTTCACCGGCGCGAACGCCGCCGCACGCAGCGCGAGCCTCGCGGGCGCGAACCCGGTGCCCGACGGCCGCCCGCGCTGCCGCACGATGCGCGCGCTCGACGGCGCGCTCGTCGCGCGCGAGACGCTCTTCGTGCTGTTCGAGGAGCGCTTCCACGCGTGCGGTGACGTCGACGATCCCGATGCGTTCTCGGCCTACGGCTACATGCTGCTGGCGCGTCAGCCCGACGCGCTGCGCGCCGAGGACTTCCGCGGCCACGTGCTGCCCGCGTCGATCCCGGATCGCGCGAGCACGCTCGGCGTGTCGTGCGATCCCGACCTCGTGCTCGAGACGCTGGGCGCGCCGGTCTCGCTCGACGGCTCGTCGGGCACGCGCACCGCAGCGCTCGAGCTCGCGCAAGCGCTGCGCACCGGACGCGTCGGGAGCGGCAGCCCGATCCCGACGGCCGAGGTGCACTACTACTGCCAGGACACCGGCCTCGTCGACGGCGGGCCGAACGACGACGGCAGCGCGACCGCTTCGCGCGTGCCCTGCCCCGCCGGCTCGAACGTGACGTACTTCGCGTTCGACGCGGCCCCGACCGCCGCGGAGATCGCCGCGCTCGACTGCCAGTCGGGCTACGACGCCGCGGCGGGCACGCGCGGCACCTGCGGCCCGGTCGTCGACGCCTGGATCGCGGAAGGACGCGTCGTGCCCGAGCTCGTCTGGACCTGCGTCGACGGCGCGACGTGCAGCGCGAACCGCTCCGACCTGCGCGCCGGACGCGCGTTCTTCGAGCCCGGAGACGCGGTGTTCATGCCGCTCGACGCGGCGATCGAGGACGCCTTCCGGTACAAGCTGCGCTTCCAGTCGCCCGACGGGCGCAGCGTCGGGTTCGCGCCGGTGGTCTGCGATCCGAGCTCGGATCTCACGCCCTACTGCTACGAGCCCGAGGCCATCGAGGCGCTGCGCGAGCGCGTCGACTGCATGGCCGCGATCTACCGCACATACGGCGCGACCACGATCGACCCGCGCATGACCGCGCTGCGCGAGGCGCTCTCGCGCAGCTTCGGCGCGAGCGAGATCCACGACCCGCGGCAGAGCTCGCCGCTGCTCGTCGAGGGCTTCGAGCGCCTCTACGCGGAGCTGCTGATCATGCTCGCCGACGACGCGCTCACCAACGCGTACCGCTCGCGCTTCGACTCCGCGGCGACGCGCGGCGCGAGCTTCGAGGGCTCGCGCTTCGAGCCGAACGGCATCGATCTCAGCGGCGTCGCCGGCTACGAGATGCGCTCGCTCTACCAGGCGGCGCAGTACTACCAGCTCGCGCTCGACCGCTTCTACGACCTCGAGCGCGTGCTCGTCGTCGCGATGGCGCGCGGCGATGCCGGCACCGCGGCCGACGACGTCGTGACGCCCGGCACCGTCACCTACTACCTCGAGCGCCTGATCCGCGGCGCCGCCCAGAAGTCGCGCGCGTGGGCGGAGATCGCGCGGCGCTACCACCGCCTGCACCGCGCCGATCTCGCGCGGCACGTGCTCGAGCGCGCGTACGCCGGCAGCTACCTCGAGTCGGTCGCGATCGCGCGCTTCATGCAGCGCATCGCGGAGCAGGTCGACGCCGCGCACGCGCCGCAGATGCAGCTGGCGCTCGACGACGCGATGCGGCGCTACCGGGTCGCGATGACCGACATGCGGCAGGTGCACGAGACGCTCACCGACGACGTGACGTACTTCGGCTTCCCCGCCGACTACGTGCCGTTCCCGGTGCGCGCCGACAACGACTTCCGCGCGGGCAACGCGTTCGAGGACGTGCTGCGCACCACGCTCGAGTTCGTCGCGGAGGCGCGCGGGCACGAGGAGACCGCGATCGGCTCGAGCCGCGCGTTCGACACCGACGCAGCGTCGTTCCAGGCCGAGCTCGTGCGCCTGCAGCGCAGCTACGAGGAGCGCCTCGCACCGATCTGCGGCTACCTCACCGGCGACGACGGACGCACCTACCCCGCGATCACCCGCTACGCGTCACGCGACGACGACGCCGCCTCGTTCGGCGATCCCTGCGGCCGCATGGGCAACGGCGAGATCCACGACCAGCTGCTGCGGCTCGAGCAGCTCGCATCGCAGCGCCAGCTCCTCGCCACGCGCTTCGCCCACATCCAGGAGGAGATGAGCGACGAGGCCGAGCGCGTCGACAGCCACTGCGAGCTGCTCGAGGGCATCGCGGACTTCGAGTACCGACAGGGCGAGCGCACGCTGAGCCTGCAGGATCAGGTGCGGAGCATGAGCCTCGCGATGTCGACGCTCGATCGCGCGCTCTCCACGCTGCACGGGATCCTGGGCTTCGCGGCGCAGGACAAGGGCAAGCCCTTCGCGATCGGCTACGGCATCGCTGCGGTCATCGCGAACTCGGCGGTGCTCGGGCTGCAGGCCGGCGTGAACGCGACCGAGCACGAGATCGCCGAGATCCAGCTCGAGACCGCGCGCTGGCGCACCGTCCAGCAGTGCGAGTCGATCCGCATCGACTCCGAGGTGCTGATGCGCGCGAAGCTGCGCCAGCTCGTCGAGCTCCGGCTCGAGACGGAGCAGCTCCACCTCCAGATCGCGCTCTCGGAGGCGGAGCTGCGCCGCGCGGTGCTCCAGGCACAGCGCGTCCAGCAAGAGCTCGCGGAGGCAGAGCAGCTCGCGATCCGCGTCGAGTCGGCGCGCAACGATCCGAACGTGAGGCTCTATCGCAACGACGCGATCCTCAACGCGGATCGCTCGTTCGAGCTCGCGGCGCAGCACGCGTACCGCGCCACGCGCGTCTTCGAGTACTACGCGAGCCGCAGCTATCCCGGGCTCGAGCGGCTCTTCCAGATCCGCATGGTCTCGCGCGGCGAGGACAACCTCGAGCGCTACATGGCGGATCTGCGGCACCACTACCTGCTCTTCGAAGAGGAGGTGCGCGCCCCGGCCAACCGCGTCGAGCGGCTCTCGCTGATGGACGACATCCTCGGCATCCCGCTGCTCCGCGAGGACGGCACGCCGTACTCGCAGCGCGAGCGCGAGGACATGCTGCACGAGCGGCTCACCGACGCGTCCATGCTCGACGCGAACGGTCACCTCTCGATCGCGTTCCGCACGAGCACCGACGAGCTCTCGCCCTGCACGCGCAACCACAAGATCAACTTCATCGAGGTGGCGATCCAGGGCTCGGGGCTCGGCGACGACGAGGCGAGCGTGAACGTCTGGCAGGAGGGCACCGGCGTGATCGAGAGCTTCGGCGGAGGCGCGCAGTACTACCGCCTGCCGCCCGCGCTCTCGATCGTCCAGGCGTACTTCGGGCGCAACAACACGGTGTTCGACCCCGTCGTCTACCGGCGCTTCGAGCTGCGCGAGCGACCCTTCGTCAACACGCAGTGGAGGCTGGTGCTCGACCAGCGACACGACCGCGACAACCAGGACATCGACCTGCGGCAGATCACGGACGTGTACCTCTACGTCTACTACACGGACTTCACCGACCCCGGCGCCTGCACCGCGCGCTGA
- a CDS encoding ATP-binding protein: MQYDASFEDHARASSVRYATQLGLVMIVAAILWWPIDLLLFDDPRVLGAFALWRASTIVVTGLGIALLRALPRGSRAVHTVIIAAMCLDAAIVGYAGSISGALGERYFEVSTILPLSSIALIVAWPLRVLTTAVVTTAYVAPLLVSGVVPWDPSLIAGQVSLVVFTSIVSVVFGETHHRLARQSHAQQLALDQRSRELEEIDRLKNDFFANVSHELRTPLTLILGMLRELREHEDEGTRARVETAERNAARLLVMIDELLELARFTSGRAEPRRRTVDVASLAREVSANFRASDRSGVTLAGCDEPVLAQADARQLRTALHNLLSNAHKFTDPATRHIEVAVRRAGDRVEIAVTDNGIGIPSSARDRLFERFFQVDAGRGRSRGGAGIGLALVHDIATAHGGEIRLESELGRGSVFTIAIPIGAPTAADDERVTLEHDELAALHRLATAAPVPPPRAEISEIGETIVVAEDDPELRAYLVRLLGGRYRVIAASNGREALDAVAHVAPALIVTDAMMPGTSGFDLARALRGRPETARIPVLFLTARTGGTARVEAYEAGADDFLNKPFEPGELLARVRNLLELRAFERELAETNERLEDKVRERTAELRELARHLERSREDERRRIARDLHDETGQLLTALRMELDLARAGEGSLAASLERMNDVLDQAFDATRALVGELRPRLLDDLGLGPAIEWYVPRFATRSGLRCELVVEPRELVASPEISTAAFRIVQESLTNVARHGAARSVQVRLAREGEVLALAITDDGRGFDPSAVRAGYGLLGMRERALAHDGSLAIESAPGRGTRVQVTLPIGTSRRPVRETEDTLAVGAQSHAGDGIR; encoded by the coding sequence GTGCAGTACGACGCCTCCTTCGAAGACCACGCACGCGCGAGCTCGGTGCGCTACGCGACGCAGCTCGGGCTCGTGATGATCGTCGCCGCCATCCTCTGGTGGCCGATCGACCTGCTCCTCTTCGACGATCCCCGGGTGCTCGGCGCGTTCGCGCTCTGGCGCGCGAGCACGATCGTCGTCACCGGGCTGGGCATCGCCTTGCTTCGCGCGCTGCCGCGCGGCTCGCGCGCGGTGCACACCGTGATCATCGCCGCGATGTGCCTCGACGCGGCGATCGTCGGGTACGCGGGCTCGATCAGCGGCGCGCTCGGCGAGCGCTACTTCGAGGTCTCCACGATTCTCCCGCTCTCGTCGATCGCGCTCATCGTCGCGTGGCCGCTGCGCGTGCTGACGACCGCCGTCGTGACCACCGCGTACGTCGCGCCCCTCCTCGTGTCGGGCGTCGTGCCGTGGGACCCGAGCCTGATCGCCGGACAGGTCAGCCTCGTCGTGTTCACGTCGATCGTGAGCGTCGTGTTCGGCGAGACGCATCATCGTCTCGCGCGACAGAGCCATGCGCAGCAGCTCGCGCTCGACCAGCGCTCGCGCGAGCTCGAGGAGATCGACCGCCTCAAGAACGACTTCTTCGCGAACGTGAGCCACGAGCTGCGCACGCCGCTCACGCTGATCCTCGGCATGCTCCGCGAGCTGCGCGAGCACGAGGACGAAGGCACGCGCGCCCGGGTCGAGACCGCGGAGCGCAACGCCGCGCGCCTGCTCGTCATGATCGACGAGCTGCTCGAGCTCGCGCGCTTCACCAGCGGGCGCGCCGAGCCGCGCAGGCGCACCGTCGACGTCGCCTCGCTCGCGCGCGAGGTCAGCGCGAACTTCCGCGCCTCCGATCGCAGCGGCGTCACGCTCGCGGGCTGCGACGAGCCGGTGCTCGCCCAGGCCGACGCGCGCCAGCTCCGCACCGCGCTCCACAACCTCCTCTCGAACGCGCACAAGTTCACCGATCCCGCGACGCGCCACATCGAGGTCGCGGTGCGCCGCGCCGGCGACCGCGTCGAGATCGCGGTGACCGACAACGGCATCGGCATCCCGAGCTCGGCGCGCGATCGCCTCTTCGAGCGCTTCTTCCAGGTCGACGCGGGGCGCGGCCGATCGCGCGGCGGCGCCGGCATCGGGCTCGCGCTGGTGCACGACATCGCGACCGCGCACGGCGGCGAGATCCGCCTCGAGAGCGAGCTCGGGCGCGGCAGCGTGTTCACCATCGCGATCCCGATCGGCGCGCCCACCGCCGCCGACGACGAGCGGGTCACGCTGGAGCACGACGAGCTCGCCGCGCTGCACCGCCTCGCGACCGCCGCGCCCGTCCCGCCGCCGCGCGCCGAGATCTCGGAGATCGGCGAGACCATCGTCGTCGCCGAGGACGATCCCGAGCTCCGCGCGTACCTCGTGCGGCTGCTCGGAGGGCGCTATCGCGTCATCGCGGCGTCGAACGGCCGCGAGGCGCTCGACGCGGTCGCGCACGTCGCGCCCGCGCTGATCGTGACCGACGCGATGATGCCGGGAACGAGCGGGTTCGACCTCGCGCGCGCGCTGCGCGGCAGGCCCGAGACCGCGCGCATCCCGGTGCTCTTCCTCACCGCGCGCACGGGCGGCACCGCGCGCGTGGAGGCCTACGAGGCGGGCGCCGACGACTTCCTCAACAAGCCCTTCGAGCCGGGCGAGCTCCTCGCGCGCGTCCGCAACCTGCTGGAGCTCCGCGCGTTCGAGCGCGAGCTCGCGGAGACCAACGAGCGCCTCGAGGACAAGGTCCGCGAGCGCACCGCGGAGCTGCGCGAGCTCGCACGTCACCTCGAGCGCAGCCGCGAGGACGAGCGCCGCCGCATCGCGCGCGATCTCCACGACGAGACCGGGCAGCTCCTCACCGCGCTGCGCATGGAGCTCGACCTCGCGCGCGCCGGCGAAGGATCGCTGGCCGCGAGCCTCGAGCGCATGAACGACGTGCTCGACCAGGCGTTCGACGCGACCCGCGCCCTGGTCGGCGAGCTGCGCCCGCGCCTGCTCGACGATCTCGGGCTCGGCCCCGCGATCGAGTGGTACGTGCCGCGCTTCGCGACGCGCTCGGGCCTGCGCTGCGAGCTCGTCGTCGAGCCGCGCGAGCTCGTCGCATCGCCCGAGATCTCGACCGCCGCGTTCCGCATCGTGCAGGAGAGCCTCACCAACGTCGCGCGCCACGGCGCCGCGCGCTCGGTGCAGGTGCGCCTCGCGCGCGAGGGCGAGGTGCTCGCGCTCGCGATCACCGACGACGGGCGCGGCTTCGATCCGAGCGCGGTCCGCGCTGGGTACGGGCTGCTCGGGATGCGTGAGCGCGCGCTCGCGCACGACGGATCGCTCGCCATCGAGAGCGCGCCGGGCCGAGGCACGCGCGTGCAGGTGACGCTCCCGATCGGCACTTCGCGGCGGCCAGTCCGCGAAACGGAAGACACTCTCGCAGTCGGCGCGCAGTCGCACGCCGGGGATGGCATCCGATGA
- a CDS encoding response regulator transcription factor codes for MIRVFVVDDHAVVREGIKRIVQTAPDMMLVGEAGDGDEVLARAEHESWDVLLLDLSLPGRSGLDVLTRIKARRPQTKVVILTMHAEDQYALRVLRAGADGYLTKGRSSQELLEAIRKVASEGKYVTGRLAELLLSGSTSEHPHESLSDREHEILVMLGRGMTPSAVADALDVKPSTVSTHVRSIKDKLGAESLGDLVQYAVRAGLV; via the coding sequence ATGATCCGTGTCTTCGTGGTCGACGACCACGCCGTCGTGCGCGAGGGGATCAAGCGCATCGTGCAGACCGCGCCCGACATGATGCTCGTCGGCGAGGCCGGCGACGGCGACGAGGTGCTCGCGCGCGCCGAGCACGAGTCGTGGGACGTGCTGCTGCTCGATCTCTCGCTCCCCGGCCGCAGCGGGCTCGACGTGCTCACCCGCATCAAGGCGCGCAGGCCGCAGACCAAGGTCGTGATCCTCACGATGCACGCCGAGGATCAGTACGCGCTGCGCGTGCTCCGTGCGGGCGCCGACGGCTATCTCACCAAGGGCCGCTCCTCGCAGGAGCTGCTCGAGGCGATCCGGAAGGTCGCGAGCGAGGGCAAGTACGTCACGGGCCGCCTCGCCGAGCTCCTGCTCTCGGGCAGCACGAGCGAGCACCCGCACGAGTCGCTCTCGGATCGCGAGCACGAGATCCTCGTGATGCTCGGTCGCGGGATGACTCCGTCGGCGGTGGCCGACGCGCTCGACGTGAAGCCCAGCACCGTCAGCACCCACGTGCGCAGCATCAAGGACAAGCTGGGCGCGGAATCGCTCGGCGATCTCGTGCAGTACGCGGTGCGCGCCGGTCTCGTCTGA
- a CDS encoding serine/threonine-protein kinase gives MARMDSVGRTRFGAGGSSDEDTRDDVSGVRPRVPRRPERVGPYRVLGVLGEGGMGVVYLAERGTTRVAVKCLRGVPASASGALRRFEAEAFVQSALSHPNVVRVLDGDAGPEPYLVLELVEGPSLLALCSELGARGVHLPIDACLYVAERAARALAHAHALADEHGRSLEIVHRDVSPSNLLLTRDGGVKLTDFGLVRHRDRDWATTAGLALGKIGYMPPELLRGDEVDARADVYALGVVLWECLTGRVLVPRRSLFDAAERVVQGRHPAPSTWRPRVAPEIDALVARAISLDPDARPTAAALATALCVARRGRGRRTLERAVRGEGGASC, from the coding sequence ATGGCTCGGATGGACTCGGTCGGTCGGACGCGCTTCGGCGCGGGTGGATCCTCCGACGAAGACACGCGCGACGACGTCTCGGGGGTGCGTCCCCGCGTGCCGCGCAGGCCGGAGCGGGTGGGCCCGTATCGCGTGCTCGGCGTGCTCGGCGAGGGCGGCATGGGCGTCGTCTATCTCGCGGAGCGCGGCACCACGCGCGTCGCGGTGAAGTGCCTGCGTGGCGTCCCCGCGAGCGCGAGCGGCGCGCTCCGCCGCTTCGAGGCCGAGGCGTTCGTGCAGAGCGCGCTCTCGCACCCGAACGTCGTGCGCGTGCTCGACGGTGACGCGGGGCCCGAGCCCTATCTCGTGCTCGAGCTCGTCGAAGGACCGAGCCTCCTCGCGCTCTGCAGCGAGCTCGGCGCGCGCGGTGTGCACCTGCCGATCGACGCCTGCCTCTACGTCGCCGAGCGCGCCGCGCGCGCCCTCGCGCACGCCCACGCGCTCGCGGACGAGCACGGACGCTCGCTCGAGATCGTGCACCGCGACGTCTCGCCCTCGAACCTCCTGCTCACGCGCGACGGCGGCGTGAAGCTCACGGACTTCGGCCTGGTGCGCCATCGCGATCGCGACTGGGCGACCACCGCGGGCCTCGCGCTCGGCAAGATCGGCTACATGCCGCCCGAGCTGCTGCGCGGCGACGAGGTCGACGCGCGCGCCGACGTCTACGCGCTCGGCGTCGTGCTCTGGGAGTGCCTCACCGGCCGCGTGCTGGTGCCGCGCCGCAGCCTCTTCGATGCGGCCGAGCGCGTGGTCCAGGGCCGGCACCCCGCGCCCTCGACGTGGCGCCCGCGCGTCGCGCCCGAGATCGACGCGCTCGTCGCGCGCGCGATCAGCCTCGATCCCGACGCGCGCCCCACCGCCGCCGCGCTCGCGACCGCGCTCTGCGTCGCGCGCCGTGGCCGCGGCCGGCGCACTCTCGAGCGCGCGGTGCGCGGCGAAGGAGGTGCGTCGTGCTGA